The following are encoded together in the Phragmites australis chromosome 19, lpPhrAust1.1, whole genome shotgun sequence genome:
- the LOC133900375 gene encoding uncharacterized protein LOC133900375, with the protein MGWAARFLTAVSFLAAGVLFAPDALLGGEGRSGSGVRVAARLAHILSFATAWGAGLWVTFIGGIVMFKYLPRHQFGSLQGKMFPAYFMLMSVCSAISVAAFAYLHPWKTSSTIECYQLGFLIAALGCNLSNLLVFTPMTIEMMMKRHKLEKDLGIGSEVGSSKNEEVAKTSSALAAMNRKFGMIHGLSSLANIMAFGSLAMHSWYLASSLHL; encoded by the exons ATGGGGTGGGCGGCGCGGTTCCTTACAGCGGTGTCGTTCCTCGCCGCAGGCGTCCTCTTCGCGCCTGACGCGCTCCTCGGCGGCGAAGGCCGGTCCGGTTCCGGCGTCAGGGTGGCGGCGAGGCTGGCCCACATCCTCTCCTTCGCCACCGCCTGGGGCGCCGGGCTCTGGGTCACCTTCATCGGCGGCATCGTCATGTTCAA GTATTTGCCGAGGCACCAGTTCGGGAGTCTGCAGGGAAAGATGTTCCCGGCGTACTTCATGTTGATGTCAGTGTGTTCAGCTATATCTGTGGCAGCATTCGCATACCTCCACCCCTGGAAGACATCATCAACCATCGAGTGTTACCAGCTTGGATTCCTTATCGCCGCCCTTGGTTGTAACCTGTCCAACCTTCTGGTCTTCACGCCCATGACCATCGAG atgatgatgaagaggcaCAAGCTGGAGAAGGACCTGGGCATCGGCAGCGAGGTTGGGTCTTCCAAGAACGAGGAGGTGGCCAAGACGAGCTCCGCCCTGGCGGCGATGAACAGGAAGTTCGGGATGATCCACGGGCTGTCGTCGCTGGCCAACATCATGGCCTTCGGCAGCCTGGCCATGCACTCCTGGTACCTCGCCAGCAGCCTCCACCTCTGA
- the LOC133900372 gene encoding pentatricopeptide repeat-containing protein At1g09190-like yields the protein MAPSAGEPSSSPSFASAITTPDGWHPRTAERRLLHLLHHCPTARRRPLELLAIAVRHALPSSPPSPHHHFLAALLLLSSPPTPALPLLRLVPPDPPPPLSLLNAAVKALSASSSPGLAFRLLSSLRRLHAPDRLSLLPLLGSVSSLPLLSALHSLLLRLGFLSHHAISLALLKPYPLPQVRVLFDEMPQKNRCTVAYNTLITTYLKAKDIRAARHLFDEMQRYKRSRRSVVSWNLMIAGCARCGRDDMAVWCFERMVGEGEVAPDDGTLAAVLPACGRTGSVGLGRWAHEYARKTGLLDRTVNVANAVVDMYCKCGDVGSAMEVFKGMLQRSVVSWNTMIAGFSLNGHGVDGIEVFKEMRNHGMEPNAVTFLGVLGCCAHSGAVDVGREIFQSMQSEHGVEPAIEHYGCMVDLLGRSGLLEEAHALIQGMPMKPNAAIWGALLSACRAHAGLGIAEVALKELINLEPWNSGNYVLLSNLYAETGRWEEAGEVRRVMRRMSVNKAPGQSLIEEDGFQLTNAC from the coding sequence ATGGCGCCCTCCGCCGGGGAGCCCTCGTCCTCGCCGTCCTTTGCCTCCGCCATCACCACCCCAGACGGGTGGCACCCCCGCACGGCGGAGCGCCGCCTactgcacctcctccaccactgccccaccgcgcgccgccgcccgctcGAGCTCCTCGCCATCGCCGTCCGCCACGCGCTCCCCTCCTCACCGCCGTCCCCGCACCACCACTTCCTCgcggccctcctcctcctctcctccccgccGACCCCCGCGCTGCCCCTTCTCCGCCTCGTCCCTCCCGATCCTCCGCCCCCGCTCTCGCTCCTCAACGCCGCCGTCAAGGCcctctccgcctcctcctcgccgggACTCGCCTTccgtctcctctcctccctccgccgcctccacgcGCCCGATCGCCTCTCCTTACTCCCCCTCCTCGGCTCCGTCTCCTCCTTGCCCCTCCTCTCCGCGCTCCattccctcctcctccgcctcggcTTCCTCTCCCACCACGCCATCTCCCTCGCGCTCCTCAAGCCCTACCCGTTGCCGCAGGTCCGCGTCttgttcgacgaaatgccgcAGAAAAACAGGTGCACCGTTGCCTACAACACTCTCATCACGACCTACCTCAAGGCCAAGGATATACGCGCCGCGCGCCacctgttcgacgaaatgcAGCGGTACAAGCGCTCCAGGAGGAGTGTGGTTTCTTGGAACCTAATGATCGCGGGGTGCGCGCGGTGCGGGCGGGATGACATGGCGGTGTGGTGTTTCGAGAGGATGGTCGGGGAGGGGGAGGTGGCGCCTGATGATGGGACCCTGGCGGCTGTGCTACCGGCTTGCGGGAGGACAGGGAGTGTTGGGTTAGGGAGGTGGGCGCATGAGTATGCACGAAAGACTGGTTTGCTGGACAGGACGGTTAATGTTGCTAATGCTGTGGTGGATATGTACTGCAAATGTGGTGATGTTGGTAGCGCAATGGAGGTGTTTAAGGGGATGCTACAGCGGAGTGTGGTGAGCTGGAACACCATGATTGCAGGGTTTTCGTTGAATGGACATGGGGTTGATGGGATTGAGGTGTTCAAGGAGATGCGGAATCATGGAATGGAGCCTAAcgcagtgacattcttgggggTGCTTGGGTGCTGTGCGCATTCTGGGGCGGTGGATGTCGGGCGGGAAATCTTCCAGAGCATGCAGTCGGAGCATGGAGTTGAGCCAGCAATTGAGCATTACGGGTGTATGGTGGATTTACTTGGAAGGTCTGGCCTTCTTGAGGAGGCACATGCACTGATTCAAGGGATGCCAATGAAGCCTAATGCTGCGATATGGGGAGCACTTCTAAGCGCATGCCGTGCCCATGCTGGGCTCGGCATTGCTGAGGTGGCTCTGAAAGAGCTTATCAATCTTGAACCATGGAACTCGGGGAACTATGTGCTGTTGTCCAATCTTTATGCGGAAACAGGACGGTGGGAGGAGGCAGGGGAGGTGAggagagtgatgaggaggatgagTGTGAATAAGGCTCCAGGTCAGAGCTTAATCGAAGAAGACGGGTTTCAGCTGACAAATGCATGCTAA
- the LOC133900374 gene encoding uncharacterized protein LOC133900374 has translation MAAAAPDAPQESDAAGGCDSACSTPFVSAPSSPTRDPFPAHGACFFSAPASPTRGGGSGKDFAGCLDFDFDFSSRFPSPSAAAMSSADELFHNGQIRPVRLAAALLYPQPEPALLGATADATMEDGLDAALDERGRVRTRSVRRKARSLSPFRAHWTSPSPAPPAQESESADDPAMATPTASRSSSSSSTASSSSSSSRGSRRWGGFLKDLLHRSKSDGGKNHHSQHSTAPAPPSPAAAPKGSPSPAPGRVRGAAPGHRGRRRSAHERLYEARRAEAEEMRRRTYLPYRQGLLIFGCIGLGSRSYGAVHGLSRGLNAATAVSSKS, from the coding sequence ATGGCTGCAGCTGCCCCCGACGCCCCTCAGGAATCCGACGCCGCCGGAGGCTGCGACAGCGCCTGCTCCACGCCGTTCGTGAGTGCGCCGTCCAGTCCCACCCGGGACCCCTTCCCCGCCCACGGCGCCTGCTTCTTCAGCGCCCCGGCGAGCCCCACccgcggcggcgggagcggcaAGGACTTCGCCGGCTGCCTCGACTTCGACTTCGACTTCTCGTCGCGCTTCCCCTCTCCATCCGCCGCGGCAATGTCGTCCGCGGACGAGCTCTTCCATAACGGCCAGATCCGCCCcgtccgcctcgccgccgcgctgctCTATCCCCAGCCTGAGCCCGCGCTTCTCGGCGCCACGGCTGATGCGACGATGGAGGATGGTCTCGACGCGGCTCTGGACGAGCGCGGGCGCGTCCGGACCCGGTCGGTGCGGCGAAAGGCGCGGTCTTTGTCCCCGTTCCGCGCACACTGGACGTCACCTTCCCCCGCTCCGCCGGCGCAGGAGTCCGAGTCCGCCGACGATCCGGCCATGGCGACCCCTACGGCGTCGcgctcgtcctcgtcctcgtccaccgcctcgtcgtcctcgtcctcgtcgagAGGCTCTCGCCGGTGGGGTGGGTTCTTGAAGGACCTTCTTCACCGGAGCAAGTCCGACGGCGGCAAGAATCACCACTCTCAACATTCTACCGCCCCAGCTCCGCCCTCTCCCGCCGCTGCGCCGAAGGGGagcccgtcgccggcgccggggaGAGTGAGAGGCGCAGCGCCAGGTCATCGCGGCAGGCGGAGATCGGCGCACGAGCGGTTGTACGAGGCGCGGCGGGCGGAGGCAGAGGAGATGCGGCGGCGGACGTACCTGCCGTACCGGCAAGGCCTTCTAATCTTCGGCTGTATCGGCCTCGGTTCCCGCAGCTACGGCGCCGTCCACGGCCTCTCGCGGGGGCTCAACGCCGCCACCGCTGTGTCCTCCAAGTCGTAA
- the LOC133900997 gene encoding kinesin-like protein KIN-14P, which yields MKEDSVSESNGFTATFFKVFWDWVKDVIFDMFKVFSCWKAGSKKTQLWDYNLVLRNTAIRRYEAANWLRRIVGVVCAKDLAEEPSEEEFRLGLRNGIILCNALNKVQPGTVPKGGQGVPVVDCVLALKSFSEAKQVGRQSVSFKYGGIVKPLSGKYFIRKNTEPFTKAMMRSHSAELLRDGISLEQIGLDFSRDHRNNYFRLHPNACANNSLR from the exons ATGAAAGAGGACTCTGTCTCTGAGTCTAATGGTTTCACAGCTACTTTCTTCAAGGTTTTCTGGGATTGGGTCAAGGATGTCATCTTTGACATGTTCAAAGTTTTTTCATGCTGGAAGGCAGGATCTAAGAAGACTCAACTATGGGATTATAACCTGGTTCTAAG AAATACAGCAATAAGAAGGTATGAAGCAGCCAACTGGTTGCGACGGATAGTTGGGGTAGTGTGTGCGAAGGACCTTGCAGAAGAGCCTTCTGAGGAGGAATTCCGGCTTGGCCTGAGGAATGGCATTATTCTCTGCAATGCACTCAATAAGGTTCAACCTGGCACGGTGCCCAAG GGTGGACAAGGTGTTCCAGTTGTAGACTGTGTTCTTGCTCTGAAGTCATTTAGTGAAGCTAAGCAAGTGGGAAGACAATCTGTATCCTTCAAATATGGTGGCATTGTAAAGCCTTTGTCTGGAAAGTACTTCATTCGCAAGAATACTGAACCTTTTACGAAGGCGATGATGAGGAGTCACTCAGCTGAGTTACTCCGAGATGGCATATCACTGGAGCAAATAGGTCTTGATTTTTCTCGAGACCACCGAAACA ACTACTTCAGACTCCATCCGAATGCTTGTGCAAACAATTCTCTCAGATAA
- the LOC133900998 gene encoding kinesin-like protein KIN-14P has protein sequence LEIRSSSQKGLAVPDANIVTVTSTSDVIELMNLGQKNRAVCSTAMNDRSSRSHSCLTVHVQGRDLTSGTVLRGCMHLVDLAGSERVDKSEVVGDRLKEAQHINKSLAALGDVIASLAQKSAHVPYRNSKLTQFLQDSLGGQAKTLMFVHIAPEPDAVSESMSTLKFAERVATVELGAAKSNKEGGEVKELKEQHPAGPFASSYRTRPARMALARCKRARLRGVHEEGNGSQDGLSAAPLRAPFQVRMTI, from the exons TTAGAAATTCGAAGTAGTTCACAAAAAGGCCTTGCAGTTCCAGATGCAAACATAGTTACAGTCACATCAACCTCCGATGTGATCGAGTTGATGAATCTTGGCCAAAAGAATCGTGCAGTATGCTCAACTGCCATGAATGACCGAAGTAGTCGCTCCCATAG TTGTCTGACCGTTCATGTTCAAGGACGAGACTTAACATCAGGAACAGTCCTACGAGGTTGCATGCATCTTGTGGATTTAGCTGGCAGCGAAAGAGTTGATAAATCTGAAGTTGTAGGAGATAGGTTGAAGGAGGCACAGCACATAAATAAGTCACTGGCTGCACTAGGAGATGTGATTGCTTCCCTCGCCCAAAAAAGCGCACACGTTCCTTACCGAAATAGCAAACTAACTCAATTTTTACAAGACTCTCTTG GAGGACAAGCAAAAACTTTGATGTTTGTTCACATAGCTCCGGAGCCAGATGCTGTTAGTGAGTCCATGAGCACTTTGAAGTTTGCTGAGCGAGTCGCCACTGTTGAGCTTGGAGCAGCGAAGTCAAacaaggaaggaggagaagtcAAAGAGCTCAAAGAACAG CACCCGGCCGGTCCCTTCGCCTCCAGCTATCGCACCAGACCCGCGCGCATGGCGCTGGCTAGATGCAAGAGGGCGAGGCTCCGAGGTGTCCACGAGGAAGGGAATGGAAGCCAGGACGGCCTGAGTGCGGCGCCGCTCCGGGCTCCGTTCCAGGTACGGATGACAATTTAA